The region AGTAATCCTGTTGCGCCTGCTGTTGTTGCCAATAAACATTTTGCGAGCGCAGATGTCCATGTGAAACTTTCAGCTGCAATCGGTAAACAAAAGAGGCAGCCGAGGCTCCAAATGAGAAATGTTCTGATCAAAAAAGTTTGGCGATCTAATGTTGCCCAGCGGAAAAAGCAGGATTCTTGTAAACTCCGATATTCATTCATGGGCTGCTGCTCAACTGGGACTGGGCAACCGGGTGCAGAGACATTCATGACGAAGCTATTTAGGCCGTAAATGATTAAAACGTCAGATCGCGAAGAGATCGTCTATCTCCGTTTATAACACCTTCCTTACGGTACAGAACAAGAAACTCAACTCACTCAGAGCACCTTCCCTCCTGCGGTTGTGGGTTTCAGCCTCTCTGAATGCAAGGCTCTGGACTCATTTGAGGTATGCCAGACTGCTGTAAAGGTGAAATGCCTGATCCCAGTAACTTTCAGCTCGTCGAAATAGATTGATGTGGGCATCAATACGATCGAGTGTATCGGTTTGTTCGATTATCGTATCGGCAAACGTTGAAAACTCGTTCCAGCTCCGCACATCGGGTAAATTTTCCTGCCACAAAGCTGTGAGATTGCGCCAATTCGACCAAGATGTCCCAGGCTCAGAGGAATCAGCAGCTAAGGGCACTCCTTGATTGAATTGGTATGCTGCATCATAAAAGCGCAGAATGCCGCTTGGCAAATGTAAATCACGGAATTGGGCATAGTCCTGGGTTTTTTCTTTCCGCTGCAGAACGCCTCGTGCATCTAAATCCACAACCTCTTCAAAAATAGGAAGCTGCCCTGTTACGGATTGCACAACCTCTGACCACTTGAATGATAAAACACGAGGAGACTTGCTGGAATGAGCCTCTGTGACTACTACCTGCACTGGATCTTGGACGGTTTTGAAATAACAAGCTTGATGTACCTTGACCTGCCGAACTTGCTCTAAAGATTTCCAGAACGAGGGCACTCTAGAGTCCTGTAGCTCTTGACCGTAGACCTGTAGTTCGCCAATAGCTCCCGTTCGATAAAACCGCCACCCGCGACTGGGAAGTAGTAATCGGGCAGAGTAAAGATCGAGCCGCATGATGTGAGCAAAGGCGGGTGCCACTTCAGCTTTAACCTCTGGCGATAGAGCTTCTAGAATCAAGACGCCCAACCCGCCTTGTCCTGATTGAGCGACTGTTCGGGCGATCTGAACTTGTCGTTGTGCCGTCTGATCTCGCTGTTCCTCCTGCTGACGTTGCGCTAATCTCTGCAGTCCTTGTCGGGCCTCTAGCGCGAGTTTCGGCACATGCCCCTGACGCAGCAGTTCTCGATAAAGTGATTCTGCTGATTCCCACTCTGTCTGAGCTTCGTGGAGTTGAGCTTGGTACAGCT is a window of Acaryochloris thomasi RCC1774 DNA encoding:
- a CDS encoding CGLD27 family protein translates to MNVSAPGCPVPVEQQPMNEYRSLQESCFFRWATLDRQTFLIRTFLIWSLGCLFCLPIAAESFTWTSALAKCLLATTAGATGLLMLLLLRLYLGWGYICDRLYSPTIVYEETGWYDCQAWAKPTASLTQERLIVTYELRPFLLRLRYSFVILCLTLGAEVSLLTLT